In one Tessaracoccus palaemonis genomic region, the following are encoded:
- the pduA gene encoding propanediol utilization microcompartment protein PduA, protein MQEALGLVETKGFVGAVEAADAMVKSANVQLIGSEKIGAGFVTVMVRGDVGAVKAATDAGAAAAAKVGEVVSCHVIPRPHTDVEKLLPAAK, encoded by the coding sequence ATGCAGGAAGCACTCGGACTGGTCGAGACCAAAGGATTCGTAGGTGCGGTCGAGGCCGCCGATGCGATGGTCAAGTCGGCCAATGTCCAGCTGATCGGCAGCGAGAAGATCGGCGCCGGCTTCGTGACCGTCATGGTCCGTGGCGACGTCGGCGCGGTGAAGGCCGCGACCGATGCTGGTGCGGCAGCCGCGGCGAAGGTGGGCGAGGTTGTCTCGTGCCACGTCATCCCGCGCCCCCACACCGATGTCGAGAAGCTGCTCCCCGCGGCGAAGTGA